One genomic region from Anguilla rostrata isolate EN2019 chromosome 2, ASM1855537v3, whole genome shotgun sequence encodes:
- the LOC135249414 gene encoding zinc finger protein ZFP2-like, producing MSSSMMQAGVCLRQDTETTLPELTEKHRIRQKEEELSGLEPVHMPETGCAAPGLNTLEPESVTAHSGVSDVHHTHTSLIKIEIETDLDCTHTGDLKTESQVFTLEKETHLHPDQIKTEADNGRCLQAEHISDSQDIKCFDIKCDQFKCESSEGLVSDVMNTVMTGAGVDHKEQAEPWQCAGELNPNCKTEETHDLMTQSEDLYRHCDISNENNRTRIVQKSTNRSKPYKCTQCEKCFSTSSALNKHLSIHTGEKPYKGTQCEKYFNRKSNLDTHHRIHSVEKPCSCIQCGKCFSKISNLRIHQRIHTGEKPYKCTLCEKSFSTNAALTKHLRSHTGERPYKCLQCGKCFSKISSLSSHQRIHTGERPYRCTQCDKSFSASAALTKHLRIHTGERPYLCLQCGKCFYETSQLNCHQRIHTGEKPYKCTQCEKCFIRKSHLERHLRSHSGEKPYSCLQCRKSFSTMSNLSTHQRIHTGEKPYKCTQCEKCFRTKSYLDIHQRIHTGEKPYKCTQCDKCFNRKSYLDIHQIIHTGEKPYKCPQCGKCFSQKSNLRSHQKIHTGEKHVFSF from the coding sequence ATGAGCAGCAGTATGATGCaggcaggagtctgtctgagacaggacactgagacaacactaccagagctcactgagaagcacaggatcagacagaaagaagaggaactcagtGGACTGGAGCCTGTCCACATGCCAGAGACAGGGTGTGCTGCTccaggactcaacacactggagccagagagtgttacagcacacagtggggtcagtgatgtacatcacacacacacatcactgattaaaatagaaatagaaactGATCTGGactgcacccacactggggaTCTTAAGACAGAGAGCCAAGTCTTTACACTTGAAAAGGAAACCCATCTGCATCCtgaccaaatcaaaacagaGGCTGATAATGGAAGATGCCTTCAGGCTGAACACATAAGTGACTCACAGgatattaaatgttttgacattaAATGTGATCAATTTAAGTGTGAATCCAGTGAAGGTTTAGTGAGTGATGTCATGAATACTGTGATGACAGGAGCTGGTGTTGATCACAAAGAGCAGGCTGAACCATGGCAGTGTGCAGGAGAGCTGAACCCAAATTGTAAAACAGAAGAAACTCATGATCTGATGACCCAAAGTGAGGACTTGTATCGTCACTGTGACATAAGCAATGAAAATAATCGGACCAGAATTGTCCAGAAAAGCACAAACCGTAGCAAgccatacaaatgcacacagtgtgagaagtgttttagtACAAGTTCAGCTTTAAATAAACACCTTAGCATTCATactggtgaaaagccatacaaggGTACACAAtgtgaaaagtattttaatagGAAATCTAATTTAGATACACACCACAGAATTCATTCAGTTGAAAAGCCATGCAGTTGCATTCAATGTGGGAAATGCTTTTCCAAAATATCTAATTTACGTatccaccagagaattcatacaggtgaaaagccatacaagtgtacCCTGTGTGAGAAGTCTTTTAGTACAAATGCAGCTTTAACTAAACACCTGAGATCTCATACAGGTGAAAGGCCGTACAAATGTcttcagtgtgggaagtgcttttctaAAATATCTAGTTTAAGTagccaccagagaattcatacaggtgaaagaccatacaggtgtacacagtgtgataAGTCTTTCAGTGCAAGTGCAGCTTTAACTAAACACCTGAGAATACATACAGGTGAAAGGCCCTATTTATGTCTTCAGTGTGGAAAGTGCTTTTATGAAACATCTCAATTAAATTGTCACCAgcgaattcatacaggtgagaagccatacaagtgtacacagtgtgaaaaatgttttattagaaAATCTCATTTAGAAAGACATCTGAGAAGTCATTcgggtgaaaagccatacagtTGTCTTCAATGCAGGAAATCCTTTTCCACAATGTCTAATTTAAGTacccaccagagaattcatacaggtgaaaagccctacaagtgtacacagtgtgagaagtgttttagaACAAAATCTTATTTAGATATACACCAGAGGATTCATactggtgaaaagccatacaagtgtacacagtgtgataAGTGTTTTAATAGAAAATCTTATTTAGATATACACCAGataattcatacaggtgaaaaaccctacaaatgtcctcagtgtgggaagtgtttttcccagAAATCTAATTTACGTAGCCACCAgaaaattcatacaggtgaaaagcatgtatttagtttttaa
- the LOC135249419 gene encoding zinc finger protein 883-like produces the protein MMQAGVCLRQDTETTLPELTEQHWIRKKEEELSGLESVHMAESETKCAIPGLNTLELECVTAHSRVSDVHHTHTSLIKTETDFGCTHSGDLIKTESLDCTELGYVTHLHPDQIKTETDDEGYLQAEHPSDLQDIVCVDIKSDPLKCESSESLVSGLMNTVKTEAGVNHQDQIEPWQCPIEPSLNCKNEEIHHMLTQCGDFTYHCDINNEINQAGIVQESTNSRKPYKCTLCEKCFSTNSSLIKHIRIHSGEKPYKCTQCEKRFGTKSYLHLHQRIHTGAKPYSCIQCGKCFSRMSNLRSHQRIHTGEKPYKCALCEKCFSLKSSLNTHRRMHTGEKPYKCTQCGKCFSQTSALNFHKVIHTGEKPHQCPQCNKCFSQIPNLSIHLRIHTGEKPYKCTQCEKSFSTKSALNVHQRIHTGEKPYKCVLCGKCFSTKFNLSSHHKIHTGEKPYKCTQCEKCLKTKYALNIHLRIHTGEKPYKCTQCGKCFCRNSALNEHLRIHAGPKWSLGARSVSVVKPGPHPLGPSKGAL, from the coding sequence ATGATGCaggcaggagtctgtctgagacaggacactgagacaacactgccagagctcactgagcagcactggatcagaaagaaagaagaggaactcagtggactggagtctgttcacatggcagagtcagagacaaAGTGTGCTATaccaggactcaacacactggagctagagtgtgttacagcacacagcagggtcagtgatgtacatcacacacacacatcactaattaaaacagaaactgatttTGGCTGCACCCACTCTGGGGATCTTATTAAGACTGAGAGCCTCGACTGTACAGAGCTGGGATATGTAACCCATCTGCATCCtgaccaaatcaaaacagaGACAGATGATGAAGGATACCTTCAGGCAGAACACCCCAGTGACTTGCAAGATATTGTATGTGTTGACATAAAATCTGATCCATTGAAGTGTGAATCCAGTGAAAGTTTAGTTAGTGGTCTTATGAATACTGTGAAGACTGAAGCTGGTGTTAATCACCAAGACCAGATTGAACCATGGCAATGTCCAATAGAACCAAGCctaaactgtaaaaatgaagaaattcatCATATGCTGACACAATGTGGGGACTTTACTTATCATTGTGatataaacaatgaaattaatCAGGCTGGAATTGTCCAGGAAAGCACAAACAGTCGCAAACCATACAAGTGTACActgtgtgagaagtgttttagtACAAATTCATCTTTAATTAAGCACATTAGGattcattcaggtgaaaagccctacaagtgtacacagtgtgagaagcGTTTTGGTACAAAATCTTATTTGCATTtacaccagagaattcatacaggtgcaAAGCCATACAGTTGCATTCaatgtgggaagtgcttttccagaATGTCTAATTTACGCAgtcaccagagaattcatacggGTGAAAAGCCGTACaagtgtgcactgtgtgagaagtgttttagtTTAAAATCTTCTTTAAATACACACCGGAGAATGCATACAGGGGAAAAGCCTTACAAATGTACTCAGTGTGGAAAATGCTTTTCCCAAACAAGTGCTTTAAATTTCCACAAGgtgattcatacaggtgaaaagcctcATCAATGCCCTCAGTGTAATAAGTGCTTTTCCCAGATACCTAATTTAAGTAttcacctgagaattcatacaggtgaaaagccttacaagtgtacacagtgtgagaagtcTTTTAGTACAAAGTCTGCATTAAATGttcaccagagaattcatacaggtgaaaagccctacaaatgtgttctgtgtgggaagtgcttttccacaAAATTTAATCTAAGTAGCCACCATAAAATTCATACTGGTGAAAAACCTTataagtgtacacagtgtgagaagtgtttaaaaacaaaatatgcttTGAACatacacctgagaattcatacaggtgaaaagccatacaagtgtacacagtgtggtaAGTGTTTTTGTAGAAATTCAGCTTTAAATGAACACTTAAGAATTCATGCAGGTCCCAAGTGGAGCTTGGGGGCGCGTTCAGTGAGTGTGGTGAAACCTGGACCCCACCCCCTGGGGCCCTCTAAGGGGGCCCTTTAA